The following coding sequences are from one Syngnathus acus chromosome 12, fSynAcu1.2, whole genome shotgun sequence window:
- the gtf3c4 gene encoding general transcription factor 3C polypeptide 4, with translation MAAPDEHSDVADTRLTIDLIQMDLQTADDSVACTRTVAVKRDPEISLLSPMTGTQPLVWSHDHRLAVCTASSLAVMELVCDIHSSKQELIFNRTSIPVPGNAYEMQVGPPKEQVKAMKHFRTHPDLPTKQEFNWDRVMNPSGVSYKGIKYASWSPLGCDSSGRCLLACLTLDHRLTVHHSHKRLEWTTLVDLSAKYGEMLRERGYVEQDDQLPEKNILDSEELWRRYRMQTPVRMEWSSVYKLKQMQPDNSCLNVEIVLLAVLMENGNLVLWKFALPFESGADVVFYEAVDSGLSSPSDLAWWEYEHADRRMSGLIVGSELGPVKIMPVTLTGVKGYFTLRHPIALWKECDRIAAENINCVSLVHPLDKSSCSVIVASRGCYIFWCLLMISPAGLNVHTSHVVGLHSLPVVSLAVSQRGTVYTCSTDGWMKKLTPKFTEKTLAFQQEAMSCPEGLANRRLHGIALSRNEAYMALVSTQGLDNSFHSFHTNYQVHFMALKSPETAAELLLKSPTENLYKQADLLDLVRWKIITNKSIPQALQEELDQKIRDVGSPYFWRLKLFLVRFLYQSLQMPLTDHHWKPSRELIGVHEQAEDKEDNDSNVAEEETPAERARINLVESHLVKENIKRLLGEVYLNTQKTEKTCIPTSGLAEHLLKDSHDKNAEVLIGHIKKKMNKQTFPECCSLCQEALPFNDHKQAVCPNGHVWLRCVLSYQACQALSFRRCLLQDGISGMPQPDEPQWIKKILKTSCSLCDSPMI, from the exons atggCGGCCCCCGACGAGCACTCCGATGTTGCGGACACTCGGCTCACGATTGACCTCATTCAGATGGATCTACAAACTGCCGATGATAGCGTCGCATGTACGCGGACCGTGGCGGTAAAGCGGGATCCAGAAATCTCGCTCTTGTCGCCGATGACCGGTACGCAGCCGCTCGTTTGGTCGCACGATCATCGGCTAGCAGTGTGTACGGCCAGCTCGTTGGCAGTCATGGAGCTAGTTTGCGACATTCACAGCAGCAAACAGGAGCTGATATTCAACAGGACTTCCATTCCCGTCCCGGGTAATGCTTACGAAATGCAG GTTGGACCCCCAAAAGAGCAGGTTAAAGCCATGAAGCACTTTAGAACACATCCTGACCTCCCCACCAAGCAAGAGTTCAATTGGGATCGCGTGATGAACCCCTCGGGAGTCTCATACAAAGGAATTAAATACGCTAGTTGGTCGCCCCTCGGTTGCGATTCCAGCGGGCGCTGCTTGCTGGCGTGTCTCACCCTTGACCACAGACTCACCGTCCATCACAGCCACAAGCGTCTGGAATGGACCACGCTGGTCGATCTCAGCGCCAAGTACGGCGAGATGCTACGAGAGCGAGGCTACGTCGAACAAGACGACCAGCTGCCCGAGAAGAACATTTTGGACTCTGAGGAGCTGTGGCGAAGGTACCGAATGCAGACGCCGGTGAGGATGGAGTGGTCCAGCGTTTACAAGCTCAAACAGATGCAGCCTGACAATTCCTGCCTCAATGTGGAGATTGTCCTCCTGGCCGTCCTGATGGAAAACGGCAACCTCGTTTTGTGGAAGTTTGCTCTGCCCTTCGAAAGCGGCGCCGACGTGGTTTTTTACGAAGCCGTCGATTCGGGCCTGAGCAGTCCCAGCGATCTGGCCTGGTGGGAGTATGAACACGCAGATCGGCGCATGAGCGGCTTGATCGTGGGCAGCGAGCTGGGCCCCGTTAAGATCATGCCGGTCACTCTAACGGGGGTCAAAGGTTACTTCACCCTACGACACCCCATCGCCCTCTGGAAGGAGTGCGACCGGATCGCGGCGGAGAACATCAATTGCGTCTCGTTGGTCCACCCGCTTGACAAAAGCAGCTGCAGCGTCATCGTGGCGTCCCGCGGTTGCTACATCTTCTGGTGTTTGCTCATGATTTCTCCCGCCGGACTGAACGTGCACACCTCGCACGTGGTGGGCCTCCACTCCCTCCCCGTGGTCTCGCTGGCCGTCAGCCAACGCGGCACCGTCTACACGTGCTCCACCGACGGCTGGATGAAGAAGCTGACGCCCAAATTCACAGAAAAAACTTTGGCTTTCCAACAGGAAGCCATGTCGTGCCCCGAAGGTTTGGCTAACCGGCGTCTGCACGGGATTGCGCTGAGCCGCAATGAAGCATACATGGCGCTGGTCAGCACGCAAGGCTTGGATAATTCCTTCCACTCATTCCACACGAACTACCAGGTGCACTTTATGGCGTTAAAATCGCCGGAAACGGCGGCCGAGCTTCTGCTCAAATCCCCCACGGAGAACTTGTACAAGCAGGCTGACCTGCTGGACCTCGTCAGGTGGAAGATtataacaaacaaaagcattcCTCAGGCCTTGCAGGAGGAGCTTGATCAGAAAATCCGAGACGTGGGCTCTCCCTACTTCTGGCGCCTGAAGCTCTTCTTGGTCCGTTTTCTCTACCAGTCACTTCAGATGCCGCTCACCGACCACCATTGGAAACCTTCCCGCGAGCTCATCGGCGTGCACGAGCAGGCCGAGGACAAAGAGGACAATGATTCAAACGTGGCCGAGGAGGAGACTCCAGCGGAGCGGGCGAGGATCAATTTGGTGGAGAGCCACCTTGTGAAGGAGAACATAAAGAGGTTGCTTGGGGAGGTCTACCTCAACACCCAGAAAACCGAGAAGACCTGCATTCCCACCAGCGGCCTGGCTGAGCATCTTTTGAAGGACTCCCATGACAAAAATGCAGAG GTCCTGATCGGTCACATcaagaaaaagatgaacaaGCAGACGTTCCCGGAGTGCTGTAGCTTGTGTCAAGAAGCGCTGCCCTTCAATGACCACAAGCAAGCGGTGTGTCCAAATGGACACGTGTGGCTCAG GTGCGTGTTGTCCTACCAGGCGTGCCAGGCTCTGAGCTTCAGACGCTGCCTTTTGCAGGACGGCATCTCCGGAATGCCGCAACCTGATG AGCCACAGTGGATCAAGAAGATCCTCAAGACGTCTTGCTCGCTCTGCGACTCGCCCATGATTTAG